The segment GACGATCGTAATTTGATATTGAAATCCATGTCGCGTCTTCGTGACCGTCATGGCTCAAAGGATCTTGGTTGCGATGTCTTTCTGCGGAAACGAATTCCGTCGGCCGCCGGGCTTGGTGGTGCGTCTGGCAATGCTGCTGGGGCACTTCTGGCAGCCAACTGGATCTGGAAGCTTGGGCTCACGCCTGAACAACTTGATTCGGCTGCGGCGGAAATCGGAAGCGATGTTCCTTTCTTTTTTCACGGTGGCTCGTGCCTCTGTACTGGAAGAGGGGAGGTGATTGAATCAAAGAACGTTCCGTCCGGAATGGCGATTGTCATTGCCAAACCCGACACGGGGCTTTCGACGGCTGCGGTGTATGGAAAATGTTCCGTTCCCCATCAGCCAAAAAATTCTGACGCCGTATTGCGGGAACTGCAAATGGGGCGTTGGAACAGAGTCGGGGAAAATTTGTTCAACCGGCTCGAAGAGTTTGCCATGTCGATGACTCCGGCGATTGGCAAACTGAAGGATACGTTTGACCGGCTCGATTGTGTCGGTCATCAGATGAGTGGAAGTGGATCTAGCTATTTCGGTATTTTCCGAAACGCTGCTGATGCTCATCGCGCCGCGAAAATTGCAACATTGGAAACTGGCAGCACGATTTTTGCCTGTTCGACATTGGGTCAGGAAGGGACTTTCCGGGCGTTGGTCGAAACAGGATAGCGGAGACTCAGGATGGAAATTACCGAAGTCAGAATCAAGCTCATGGAGTCGTCAGAAGATCGACTGCGAGGGTTTTGCAGTATCACTTTTGATTCGTGCTTCGTCGTGCGCGACTTGAAAATCATCGACGGCAACTCCGGGCCTTTCGTCGCCATGCCCAGCCGCAAGTTGACTTCGAATTGCAGCAAGTGCCACACCAAGAACCACATGCGCGCGAACTATTGCAACCAATGCGGGCAGAAACTGCGACACGCGCGGCCGCAACAGGGGCCTGACGGGCGAGCCAAGCTCTACGCCGACATCGCGCATCCGATCAACGCCAAATGCCGGGAGATGATTCAGAATCGAGTCATTGAAGAGCTGGAGAAAGAACAGCAGCTGTCGAGATCGCCCGGCTATCGGTCTCGCTATGACGAATCTTACGACAGCGGCCCCAACGTTACCGCGGATGAAATTGAGAAGGATAACTCCGGGAACGATGCGGCCAACGGCAGAAACGAGTCCGATTCCAAGCCAAAAACTCGTACTGATGCTGCTCACAGGGATCCGCCAAAGCCTCACGCGAAACCGGATCGACCGACCCGTCCGGCCGG is part of the Mariniblastus fucicola genome and harbors:
- the ispE gene encoding 4-(cytidine 5'-diphospho)-2-C-methyl-D-erythritol kinase translates to MKIRHLGQDGRSIRIATPAKLNLFFELLGKRGDGFHEVETVMSTVSLFDDLQFSARDDGLLRLSIFQEGCTATESIPDDDRNLILKSMSRLRDRHGSKDLGCDVFLRKRIPSAAGLGGASGNAAGALLAANWIWKLGLTPEQLDSAAAEIGSDVPFFFHGGSCLCTGRGEVIESKNVPSGMAIVIAKPDTGLSTAAVYGKCSVPHQPKNSDAVLRELQMGRWNRVGENLFNRLEEFAMSMTPAIGKLKDTFDRLDCVGHQMSGSGSSYFGIFRNAADAHRAAKIATLETGSTIFACSTLGQEGTFRALVETG
- a CDS encoding SpoVG family protein, whose protein sequence is MEITEVRIKLMESSEDRLRGFCSITFDSCFVVRDLKIIDGNSGPFVAMPSRKLTSNCSKCHTKNHMRANYCNQCGQKLRHARPQQGPDGRAKLYADIAHPINAKCREMIQNRVIEELEKEQQLSRSPGYRSRYDESYDSGPNVTADEIEKDNSGNDAANGRNESDSKPKTRTDAAHRDPPKPHAKPDRPTRPAGEEDDSDAPKGRDGDFGEGIFD